One genomic region from Candidatus Nomurabacteria bacterium encodes:
- a CDS encoding glycosyltransferase family 4 protein, with product MTIGFVIDDTLDSTDGVQQYVLLLGDWLSSKGYKVVYLTGQSKRTDINNLHSLSKNIRVRFNKNRLSIPLPVSSNKIQSIFDRYNFDVLHIQMPYSPLLAGKIIQLAPKGTVLIGTFHIAPHSKSVVLGSKILGTVQKQSISKFNKIISVSSVAQEFAKQVYGVDSIVIPNAVNIQSSAVNLSKRDIDIVFVGRLVKRKGCIYLLNAISKLKQRDLLDDIKVVIVGDGTERAKLQNYVHTNNLSANCEFKGFVSDDEKMKLLSRSKLAVFPSTGGESFGIVLIEALASGATVLAGGNPGYASVLGSVSESMFNPYLSDELAEKLYSLLTNDAKRKHLNDLQQNLLDQFDINRVGSAILKLYNQEVRSNHEQA from the coding sequence GACAGACGGGGTTCAGCAATACGTCTTATTGCTTGGTGACTGGCTTAGCAGTAAAGGCTATAAAGTGGTATATCTCACCGGACAATCGAAGCGCACCGATATAAATAATCTACATAGCTTATCCAAGAACATACGTGTTCGATTTAATAAAAATCGTCTTTCTATTCCCTTACCAGTATCATCAAATAAAATTCAAAGTATCTTTGATAGATACAACTTTGACGTTTTGCATATACAAATGCCTTATAGTCCATTGTTGGCAGGCAAGATTATTCAACTCGCCCCAAAGGGTACAGTATTAATAGGAACCTTTCATATTGCACCTCATAGTAAAAGTGTAGTTTTGGGGAGCAAGATTTTAGGAACAGTACAAAAACAGTCGATTAGCAAATTTAACAAAATTATTAGCGTATCTTCAGTTGCTCAAGAATTTGCTAAGCAAGTTTATGGAGTAGACAGTATAGTTATTCCTAATGCGGTTAATATTCAATCCAGTGCTGTTAATTTATCAAAGAGAGACATAGACATAGTATTCGTAGGAAGACTCGTGAAACGCAAAGGTTGTATATATCTACTAAATGCCATCAGTAAATTAAAGCAGAGAGACCTACTAGATGACATTAAGGTTGTAATTGTAGGTGATGGTACTGAAAGAGCTAAATTACAAAATTATGTACACACTAATAACCTAAGTGCAAATTGTGAATTTAAGGGTTTTGTGTCTGATGATGAAAAAATGAAGCTGTTAAGTCGTAGCAAGTTAGCAGTGTTCCCGTCAACAGGCGGAGAGAGTTTCGGTATTGTCTTGATCGAAGCTTTAGCTAGCGGTGCTACGGTGCTTGCAGGGGGTAATCCAGGTTATGCGTCAGTGTTAGGATCGGTGTCAGAATCAATGTTTAATCCTTATTTGTCTGATGAATTAGCTGAAAAACTTTACTCGCTATTAACTAACGATGCAAAGCGCAAACACCTTAACGATCTGCAACAAAATTTACTTGATCAATTTGATATAAACCGGGTTGGTAGTGCTATACTAAAATTGTACAATCAGGAAGTTAGGTCAAATCATGAGCAAGCATAA